A single region of the Chitinophaga niabensis genome encodes:
- a CDS encoding SusC/RagA family TonB-linked outer membrane protein yields the protein MRISILAILLTLSGLLMAGTGSGQNLNKTMSLDIKNMSLKQVLRKIESHAKFSFTYKTEDIAAYTSITYQANSETVARILDDLLKPANLQYELVNDNIIIKKAPLPSFEGGVKGKVTDPTGAVIPFATVTVVGTTHGTVANAQGEFSLNNLKAGTYRLQASAVGFSPVVQNITVQNNEVAQVTFQMLEGDTRLSEVVVTALGISRSQRSLGYSTQQVKGENLTLTKEQNVIGSLAGKIAGVQVTGSSGASLGGTQKIKIRGVNSISGGDQPLIVVDGTPISNANFASSDRADYGNLGQDVNPEDIETVNVLKGPAASALYGIRGQYGVIMITTKKGKRGPKKVDVQLNSAYSIEKAANFLPLQNLYGAGSTQTWRTLANGQKFVQLDYDESWGPKMDGTPVRQVFSFFPLDPEYGKETPFVPHPNNIKDFYETGYSLNNGITVSGGNENSTFRLSYNNTNIGGVEPNTWLKRNNLGVNASLDLTPKLTVSTNINYANNSAQRPSQGSEWGARYIVQWFQRNMDMKRMKDYRYADGTIKHWNISPPAAGSSGVLTDLSALYWDNPYFDAYENFSSDSRDRFFGDVGLSYQVLPGLKLSGFVRSDMYTQNIETRIAFNGRRVPAYSSGKYQNKEMNYEFLAQYNKNWDDFSFNANLGGNIYNRRYTYVTGETQGGLSSPGFYSLSASKDRPLSNSYLLRKQIRSAYGMASFGYKNTYFVDVSLRNDNSSTLPQQNNSYWYPSLSGSFVFSELIKWNALSYGKLRLSYAQAGSDLGVYETSLNYGVGANYTMPDKSIVNSLYILDDLANANIKPSFAHSYEAGIDLKFLDNRLGVEFTYYTQKNKNQIIPLALSGTSGFASTTINAGLIENKGFEIALTATPIQSKNFSWNTIFNISRNKSQVVELGPGQSVYPLYSSTYSGVTAYINAYKGQAFGSLIGKAYQRDSATGKILLGTNNMPLYTEANHNFGSALPDVTGGFQNMFRLGKFDLGVMIDYQFGGQFFSRSKMLAMKTGMAEETAVLNDKGKNIRDPLADGGGIKVTGISAATKQEVTAYVDARSYYRTVLATHVYEEWLYGADYIKLREIRLGYTLDKAALGRLPFSKVNIALIARNPAMIWQKAPKGLDPTELSSGSQGISWLESGQSNTVRSFGANLTINF from the coding sequence ATGAGGATATCTATTCTTGCCATTCTTCTTACCCTGAGCGGATTGCTGATGGCAGGTACCGGCTCCGGCCAGAACCTGAATAAGACGATGTCTTTAGACATAAAGAACATGAGTCTGAAACAGGTCCTGCGCAAGATCGAGTCCCACGCCAAATTCTCCTTTACGTATAAGACGGAAGACATTGCTGCTTACACCAGCATCACTTACCAGGCAAATAGTGAAACCGTTGCCCGGATCCTGGACGATCTGTTAAAACCCGCCAATCTACAGTATGAACTGGTGAATGATAACATCATCATCAAAAAAGCACCTCTGCCTTCATTTGAAGGAGGAGTTAAAGGAAAAGTAACTGATCCGACGGGAGCAGTCATCCCCTTTGCTACAGTAACCGTTGTTGGTACTACGCATGGCACCGTAGCCAATGCACAGGGCGAATTCAGTTTGAATAACCTCAAAGCAGGCACCTACCGTTTGCAGGCTTCTGCCGTGGGTTTCAGCCCTGTAGTTCAGAATATTACGGTGCAGAATAATGAAGTAGCACAAGTGACCTTCCAGATGCTGGAAGGTGATACCCGTTTATCTGAAGTGGTAGTGACGGCACTGGGCATTTCGCGCAGTCAGCGTTCCCTGGGTTATTCCACCCAACAGGTGAAAGGAGAAAACCTCACCCTCACCAAAGAGCAGAATGTGATCGGATCACTGGCTGGTAAAATTGCCGGCGTACAGGTGACGGGGTCTTCAGGAGCCAGCCTTGGCGGAACGCAAAAGATCAAGATCCGTGGCGTGAACTCCATTTCCGGCGGCGATCAGCCACTGATAGTGGTAGACGGAACTCCTATCTCCAACGCCAACTTTGCCTCCAGCGACAGGGCAGACTATGGTAACCTTGGCCAGGATGTGAACCCGGAAGATATTGAAACAGTGAACGTACTGAAAGGCCCCGCCGCTTCTGCATTATATGGTATACGCGGCCAGTATGGCGTGATCATGATCACTACTAAAAAAGGAAAAAGAGGACCAAAGAAAGTAGATGTACAGCTGAACAGTGCTTACTCCATTGAAAAAGCCGCTAACTTCCTCCCCCTTCAAAACCTGTATGGTGCAGGTTCTACGCAAACATGGCGCACCCTCGCCAACGGGCAGAAATTCGTACAGCTGGATTATGATGAAAGCTGGGGACCTAAAATGGATGGTACACCCGTTCGCCAGGTATTCAGCTTTTTCCCGCTGGACCCTGAGTATGGAAAGGAAACTCCCTTTGTTCCACATCCCAACAACATCAAGGACTTCTATGAAACAGGATATAGTTTAAACAATGGCATCACAGTTTCCGGCGGTAATGAAAATTCTACTTTCCGCCTGAGCTATAACAATACTAATATCGGAGGGGTGGAACCCAACACCTGGTTAAAAAGAAATAACCTCGGCGTAAATGCATCTCTCGACCTTACCCCCAAGCTGACGGTTTCAACAAATATCAATTACGCTAACAATAGCGCGCAACGCCCATCGCAGGGTTCCGAATGGGGCGCGCGTTATATTGTACAATGGTTCCAGCGTAATATGGATATGAAACGGATGAAGGATTACCGTTATGCAGATGGTACCATCAAACACTGGAACATCTCCCCTCCTGCCGCCGGCAGCAGTGGCGTACTCACAGACCTCAGCGCATTGTACTGGGACAATCCGTACTTCGATGCCTATGAGAATTTCAGCAGTGACAGCCGGGATCGTTTCTTCGGCGACGTAGGCCTCAGCTACCAGGTATTACCGGGTTTGAAACTAAGCGGATTTGTACGCAGCGATATGTACACGCAAAACATTGAAACAAGGATTGCTTTCAATGGCAGAAGGGTACCGGCATATTCCTCTGGTAAATATCAGAACAAGGAAATGAACTATGAGTTCCTGGCGCAATACAATAAAAACTGGGACGATTTCTCTTTCAATGCCAACCTTGGCGGTAACATCTATAACAGGAGATATACTTATGTAACCGGAGAAACACAGGGCGGGCTTTCCAGCCCCGGTTTCTACAGCCTCTCCGCTTCCAAGGACCGGCCACTCAGTAATTCCTATCTGTTAAGAAAACAGATCAGGAGCGCTTACGGTATGGCATCCTTTGGTTACAAGAACACTTACTTTGTAGATGTTTCTTTACGGAACGACAACTCCTCTACTTTACCACAACAGAACAATTCTTACTGGTACCCTTCCTTATCCGGTAGTTTTGTATTCAGTGAACTGATCAAATGGAATGCACTCTCCTATGGTAAGCTCAGGCTGAGTTATGCACAGGCTGGTTCTGACCTTGGTGTGTATGAAACTTCCCTGAACTATGGCGTAGGTGCCAATTACACGATGCCGGATAAATCCATCGTGAATTCACTTTATATCCTGGACGACCTGGCGAATGCGAATATCAAACCTTCTTTCGCGCATTCCTACGAAGCAGGTATCGACCTGAAATTCCTCGATAACCGGCTGGGAGTTGAGTTCACCTATTATACACAGAAAAATAAAAACCAGATCATTCCATTAGCTTTATCAGGTACCAGCGGTTTTGCCAGCACTACCATCAATGCCGGCCTGATAGAGAACAAAGGATTTGAAATAGCACTAACGGCTACGCCCATACAAAGCAAGAACTTTTCCTGGAACACCATTTTCAACATAAGCCGGAACAAAAGCCAGGTGGTGGAACTGGGACCCGGGCAGAGTGTGTATCCCCTGTATTCCTCTACTTATTCAGGTGTTACCGCTTATATCAATGCTTATAAAGGACAGGCATTCGGCAGTCTTATCGGGAAGGCATATCAGCGTGATTCCGCCACCGGCAAGATATTGCTTGGCACTAACAATATGCCTTTGTATACAGAAGCCAATCACAACTTCGGCAGCGCATTGCCCGATGTTACCGGTGGGTTCCAGAATATGTTCCGCCTTGGGAAATTTGATCTCGGTGTGATGATCGATTATCAATTCGGCGGGCAGTTCTTCAGCCGTTCCAAAATGCTGGCCATGAAAACCGGTATGGCAGAGGAAACAGCCGTACTGAACGATAAAGGTAAAAACATCCGGGATCCCCTGGCAGATGGTGGCGGTATCAAAGTAACCGGTATTTCCGCAGCTACCAAACAGGAAGTAACGGCTTATGTGGATGCACGCAGTTATTACAGAACGGTGCTGGCCACACATGTGTATGAAGAATGGTTATATGGTGCGGATTACATCAAACTCCGTGAGATCAGATTGGGTTATACACTGGATAAAGCCGCATTGGGCAGGCTGCCTTTCAGCAAAGTGAACATTGCGCTGATTGCACGCAACCCCGCCATGATCTGGCAGAAAGCACCTAAAGGGCTTGATCCTACAGAACTCTCCAGTGGTTCACAGGGCATCAGCTGGCTGGAATCCGGTCAGTCTAACACCGTACGTTCTTTCGGCGCGAACCTCACCATTAACTTTTAA
- a CDS encoding DUF1579 family protein: protein MTPIQKLQPFIGTWKTEGQMRTGEKITGTDIYEWFPGGHFIMHKVDVFMGSQKKIGLEMFSYDAATGKYPMRSYDNDGNTTVLQATEHKGAWTFTGETVRGTFSFSEGGNVITGTWEGSENGKDWAPIMDMKLSKIS from the coding sequence ATGACACCAATTCAGAAACTACAGCCTTTCATTGGCACCTGGAAAACAGAGGGGCAGATGAGGACCGGTGAAAAAATTACGGGTACCGATATTTATGAATGGTTCCCCGGCGGCCACTTCATCATGCACAAGGTAGATGTGTTCATGGGCAGCCAGAAAAAAATAGGCCTCGAAATGTTTAGTTACGATGCCGCCACCGGTAAATATCCCATGCGTTCCTATGATAATGACGGAAATACCACTGTACTCCAGGCCACAGAACACAAGGGCGCCTGGACCTTCACCGGGGAAACAGTACGCGGCACCTTTTCCTTCAGCGAAGGGGGAAATGTGATCACCGGCACCTGGGAAGGTTCGGAGAATGGAAAGGACTGGGCACCCATCATGGACATGAAACTCAGCAAAATATCGTAA
- a CDS encoding HYC_CC_PP family protein, whose product MKKLLTICFAVLYTLITSGFTVNMHYCMGELAAVDLHDTHSDACPKCGMDVKGDCCKDEAKFVKLDNSHQAAKAFVELSATVSLLPAVMQPIWLAPVAETVILTPRAHGPPITPSTPLYMSNCIFLI is encoded by the coding sequence GTGAAGAAACTGCTCACCATATGTTTTGCCGTTCTGTACACGCTGATAACCAGCGGGTTCACGGTAAATATGCACTATTGCATGGGTGAGCTGGCTGCCGTAGATCTACACGACACCCATAGCGATGCCTGCCCGAAATGCGGCATGGACGTGAAAGGGGATTGCTGTAAGGACGAAGCCAAATTCGTGAAGCTGGATAACTCCCACCAGGCAGCAAAAGCCTTTGTGGAGCTTTCCGCCACTGTTTCCCTGCTTCCGGCTGTTATGCAACCCATATGGCTGGCACCTGTTGCTGAAACAGTGATCTTAACTCCCCGGGCGCATGGTCCACCCATCACCCCATCTACACCACTCTACATGAGCAACTGTATTTTCCTGATCTGA
- a CDS encoding heavy-metal-associated domain-containing protein, with protein sequence MKTILIALALIGVQFTASAQYKKASLQAAGLTCAMCSNATFKALKTLPFIDKIDTDLNNTTFILYFKPNSNVNLDQIKGKVEGAGFSVAKLIVTANFDKIKVENDTHIPFAGQTLHFMNVKPQTLQGDKDITVIDKDFVSGKAFKQYSTQTKMSCYKTGIMESCCKPESGVAGKRVYHVTI encoded by the coding sequence ATGAAAACAATACTCATAGCCCTCGCGCTGATAGGTGTACAATTCACCGCATCCGCTCAATATAAGAAAGCATCTTTACAGGCTGCCGGTCTTACCTGCGCCATGTGTTCCAACGCTACTTTCAAAGCACTGAAAACATTACCCTTTATAGACAAGATCGATACCGATCTGAACAACACTACCTTCATTCTGTATTTCAAACCCAACAGCAATGTGAACCTCGATCAGATCAAGGGAAAAGTGGAAGGCGCCGGTTTCTCAGTAGCCAAACTGATCGTTACTGCTAACTTCGATAAGATTAAAGTGGAAAACGATACGCACATTCCTTTTGCCGGTCAAACACTGCACTTCATGAACGTAAAACCTCAAACCTTGCAGGGAGATAAGGACATTACCGTGATCGATAAGGATTTCGTGTCCGGCAAAGCGTTTAAGCAATATAGCACCCAGACTAAAATGAGCTGTTATAAAACCGGTATCATGGAAAGCTGCTGCAAGCCTGAAAGTGGAGTTGCAGGTAAAAGAGTGTATCACGTAACCATTTAA
- a CDS encoding RNA polymerase sigma factor, which yields MSNQQPNMDQELLFMDIFRKHEGRLYALALKLTKSASHAQDIIQEVFLKLWEQREDIRQIRNMEAWLYRLTENKVIDFLRKAAADERLRETIWNNLPQNAHSTETMVTGNEYDHILQKAIALLPPQRKLIYCLNREAGMNYQEIASELHISRHTVKNQLSSALQTIRSFVIRTTGPLCILFFNFF from the coding sequence ATGAGTAACCAACAGCCAAATATGGACCAGGAGCTACTGTTTATGGATATCTTCCGTAAACACGAAGGCAGGTTATATGCCCTGGCGCTAAAACTCACGAAATCAGCTTCTCATGCACAGGACATTATCCAGGAAGTATTTCTGAAGCTCTGGGAACAAAGGGAAGACATCCGCCAGATCCGGAACATGGAAGCATGGCTTTACCGGCTCACCGAGAACAAAGTGATCGACTTCCTTCGTAAAGCTGCTGCTGACGAACGCCTGCGGGAAACCATCTGGAACAACCTTCCCCAGAATGCCCATTCTACCGAAACCATGGTAACGGGGAATGAATATGATCACATCCTCCAGAAAGCAATTGCCCTCCTTCCCCCTCAGCGGAAACTGATCTATTGCCTGAACCGGGAAGCCGGTATGAATTACCAGGAAATAGCTTCCGAACTGCACATCTCCCGGCATACGGTTAAAAACCAGCTCTCTTCTGCATTACAGACCATCCGTAGTTTTGTTATCAGAACTACCGGCCCCCTCTGCATACTTTTTTTCAACTTTTTTTGA
- a CDS encoding FecR family protein produces MDNKCSHEEYEEFFSYVRQSEYDEAIRELVKAAYAQTGDTSYIDEMGNLVLLHPKRRRMRMIPAIAAAVIILAAAAWFLLPSQAPALTKRITERSEYKYLVLPDSTKVWLNAASTLEFPTTFGSGKREVTLSGEAYFDVQHAENAPFIIHTGKVSTTVLGTAFNIKAYPGQEHIIVSVSHGKVRVNYGGDKTPALLTRGQQVKVNEVTESAITKKATLVETAPWKDGSLAYDGETMAEIAADLERVYNVAIRIDNKAISAINISTSFRRDIGIKEALHILCKLTDSQLLDTAGVYVIQ; encoded by the coding sequence ATGGACAATAAATGCTCCCACGAGGAGTATGAAGAGTTCTTTAGTTACGTCCGCCAATCCGAGTATGATGAAGCTATCCGTGAGCTGGTAAAAGCAGCTTATGCGCAGACCGGGGACACTTCTTACATTGATGAAATGGGTAACCTTGTACTGCTGCATCCCAAACGCCGCCGTATGAGGATGATACCTGCCATTGCTGCTGCCGTTATTATACTGGCTGCCGCTGCCTGGTTTTTGCTGCCATCCCAGGCACCTGCATTAACGAAAAGGATCACGGAACGTTCTGAATATAAATACCTCGTATTACCGGATAGCACCAAAGTATGGTTGAATGCAGCCAGTACACTGGAATTCCCGACAACCTTTGGTTCCGGCAAAAGGGAAGTGACGCTTTCCGGGGAAGCATATTTTGATGTGCAGCATGCAGAGAATGCACCATTTATTATTCATACCGGGAAAGTATCTACCACCGTATTGGGTACTGCCTTTAATATAAAGGCCTATCCGGGGCAGGAGCACATCATTGTTTCTGTAAGCCATGGTAAAGTGCGTGTGAACTATGGAGGCGATAAAACACCCGCATTACTTACACGGGGCCAGCAGGTGAAAGTGAATGAAGTAACGGAATCAGCTATCACTAAAAAAGCAACGCTGGTAGAAACAGCTCCCTGGAAAGACGGCAGCCTGGCCTATGACGGAGAAACCATGGCAGAGATTGCAGCAGACCTGGAAAGGGTGTACAACGTAGCGATCAGGATAGATAATAAAGCCATCAGTGCGATCAATATTTCCACTTCATTCAGAAGGGATATCGGCATAAAGGAAGCGTTACATATATTATGCAAGCTGACGGACAGTCAACTGCTGGACACGGCGGGCGTATATGTGATCCAATAA
- a CDS encoding AraC family transcriptional regulator gives MKSTVLHIKNMVCPRCIKAVRQVLEQEGKDVVEVSLGSATVKGTLSATQTEGIAKALQEEGFVLLDDRKHQIVEGIKNFIVETVHYGELDELNENFSTLLSQRLQKDYHLLSKLFSEVEGTTIEQFIIQQKIERVKELLAYNELTLSEIAYKMGYSSVAHLSGQFKKVTGLTPSQFKQLKEDKRKSLDTI, from the coding sequence ATGAAAAGTACTGTATTGCATATTAAAAATATGGTTTGCCCGCGCTGTATCAAAGCCGTGCGGCAGGTGCTGGAGCAGGAAGGGAAAGATGTGGTGGAAGTGAGCCTGGGTAGCGCCACTGTAAAAGGTACGCTCAGTGCAACGCAAACAGAAGGGATCGCAAAAGCCTTACAGGAAGAAGGATTTGTATTGCTGGACGATCGTAAACACCAGATAGTGGAAGGCATCAAAAATTTCATCGTGGAAACCGTACACTACGGTGAACTGGATGAGCTGAATGAGAACTTTTCCACGCTGTTGTCCCAACGCCTGCAAAAGGACTACCACCTGCTCAGCAAACTATTCTCTGAAGTAGAAGGTACTACCATCGAGCAGTTTATCATTCAGCAGAAGATAGAACGGGTAAAAGAACTCCTGGCGTATAATGAATTAACGCTGAGTGAAATTGCCTATAAGATGGGATACAGCAGCGTAGCCCATTTATCCGGGCAGTTTAAAAAGGTAACAGGGCTTACTCCCAGCCAGTTTAAACAGCTGAAAGAAGATAAACGAAAATCACTGGATACGATTTAG
- a CDS encoding SusD/RagB family nutrient-binding outer membrane lipoprotein — protein sequence MKRLYYIIGISLLLAACNKFGDMNVNPNLPSKTSSTQLIANAELYLPVLGESPQAEYFAQYLSETQYPNLSLYNQVSANFYSMYYGPLMNLDSVIRTTSMDANEGPIPNQLAVASILKAYFFWHITDRWGDVPYTEALKGRANTTPAYDPQSVIYDSLFLLLDRADKSIVAGDIINDIIYQGNMTRWKKLGNTIRLLMALRLSAAAPEKAKTEFNKALTAGIMTSNADNFVFSHLAEAANESYWYDQITDQNRKWWALSESLVSKMKPVNDPRLPVYGDKNSAGQYVGLPYGATTGLSTTAYSLLGAEIRKQNANVYLVTYAQALFAKAEAAKLGWIPDGDVAAEANYKMAIEHSIRQWKNNDTTGYGAMMASAGMPYVAANGYEQIGNQRWVHLFMHGFEAWAEWRRTGFPAGLIKPDGKDVPLRQGYPQDEVFNNKTHYEDAVKRQFPGGDNLYGRLWWDK from the coding sequence ATGAAAAGACTTTATTATATCATAGGTATCAGTTTGCTTTTAGCGGCTTGTAATAAGTTTGGCGACATGAACGTGAATCCGAACCTGCCCTCTAAAACTTCCAGTACACAGCTGATCGCCAATGCAGAACTCTATCTGCCGGTACTGGGAGAATCTCCCCAGGCGGAATATTTTGCGCAATACTTATCAGAAACACAATATCCTAACCTTTCATTATACAACCAGGTAAGTGCTAACTTTTACAGTATGTATTACGGCCCGCTGATGAACCTGGATTCCGTGATCCGTACTACCAGCATGGACGCCAATGAAGGCCCCATCCCTAATCAGCTGGCAGTGGCCAGCATCCTTAAAGCCTATTTCTTCTGGCATATTACAGACCGCTGGGGAGATGTGCCTTATACAGAAGCTTTAAAGGGACGTGCTAATACAACACCTGCTTACGATCCGCAGTCAGTGATCTACGACAGTTTGTTCTTATTGTTAGACCGGGCGGATAAATCCATCGTGGCAGGAGATATCATCAACGATATCATTTACCAGGGTAATATGACGCGTTGGAAAAAACTCGGTAACACCATCCGTTTGCTGATGGCCCTGCGTTTATCTGCTGCGGCACCGGAGAAAGCAAAAACAGAATTCAATAAAGCATTGACGGCAGGTATCATGACTTCCAATGCGGATAATTTTGTTTTCAGTCATCTTGCAGAAGCTGCGAATGAAAGTTACTGGTATGATCAGATCACAGACCAGAATCGTAAATGGTGGGCATTGAGTGAAAGCCTCGTAAGCAAAATGAAACCCGTGAACGATCCGCGTTTGCCTGTTTATGGTGATAAGAATTCCGCCGGGCAATATGTGGGTTTACCTTACGGCGCTACAACCGGGCTAAGCACCACTGCCTATTCTTTACTGGGCGCGGAGATCAGGAAACAGAATGCGAATGTATACCTCGTAACTTATGCGCAGGCACTTTTTGCAAAAGCGGAAGCTGCTAAACTGGGTTGGATACCGGATGGGGATGTTGCTGCTGAAGCTAATTACAAAATGGCGATCGAGCATTCTATTCGTCAATGGAAAAATAATGATACTACGGGGTATGGTGCTATGATGGCCAGTGCGGGTATGCCGTATGTTGCAGCCAATGGTTATGAGCAGATCGGGAATCAGCGCTGGGTGCATTTGTTTATGCATGGTTTTGAAGCATGGGCGGAATGGAGGAGAACGGGATTTCCGGCTGGGTTGATTAAACCGGATGGTAAGGATGTTCCGTTAAGGCAGGGATATCCGCAGGATGAGGTGTTTAATAATAAGACACATTATGAGGATGCGGTGAAGCGGCAGTTCCCGGGTGGGGACAATTTGTATGGAAGGTTATGGTGGGATAAGTAA
- a CDS encoding serine hydrolase domain-containing protein, with product MKRILFLFLLTWSAATAQHIPAEIDTLMAAYKDFRGTVLVARGGTVLLKKGYGNQENTIYQIASVTKTFTATAILKLAERGRLSLEDKLSKYYPDYPRGDSITIRHLLTHTSGIYNYTMNREFMETAAGQPATEEQMLALFKDKSLDFSPGTSWNYSNSGYMLLGYIIQKVTGMTYEQALRKYLFEPDGMHDSGFDFVRLNAPLKASSDFPSVDPSVSFAAGSIYSTVGDLYKWHQSLQTQTSMMEPAYIPFKGNYGYGWIIDTVYGHKVVSHSGGIWGFRSNFARVPSDNICIVMLSNTETPLLETMTRKIFAILYHQPYQLPGKKKEIILNTTVLQKYVGTYEAKERGLVVEVRLEDGKLIAAPHRGPQSVLCAVDETHFFLEGQEDFEVIFAAGEKLIINNNGKTVIALKIN from the coding sequence ATGAAACGTATCCTCTTCCTTTTCCTGCTTACCTGGAGCGCCGCAACGGCACAGCACATTCCGGCAGAAATAGATACCCTTATGGCTGCTTATAAAGACTTTCGCGGTACGGTACTCGTTGCCCGCGGAGGAACCGTTCTGCTAAAGAAAGGTTATGGCAACCAGGAGAATACGATCTACCAGATCGCTTCCGTTACTAAAACATTTACGGCTACTGCGATCTTAAAACTTGCGGAAAGAGGCAGGTTATCGTTAGAGGATAAACTGAGTAAATACTATCCTGATTATCCCAGGGGAGATAGTATTACTATCCGGCACCTGTTAACACATACTTCCGGCATCTATAATTATACCATGAACCGTGAGTTCATGGAAACAGCAGCCGGACAGCCGGCTACAGAGGAACAAATGCTGGCGCTCTTCAAAGACAAATCCCTTGATTTTTCACCCGGTACCAGCTGGAACTATAGTAATTCCGGGTATATGCTGTTAGGCTATATCATTCAGAAGGTAACTGGTATGACTTACGAACAGGCCTTAAGAAAATATCTTTTCGAGCCTGATGGCATGCATGATTCCGGTTTTGATTTTGTGCGGCTGAATGCTCCCTTAAAAGCATCCAGTGATTTTCCATCGGTAGATCCATCCGTATCTTTTGCAGCAGGTTCTATCTATTCCACCGTGGGTGACCTCTACAAATGGCACCAATCACTACAAACGCAAACAAGCATGATGGAACCAGCCTATATTCCCTTCAAAGGGAATTATGGTTATGGCTGGATCATTGATACCGTTTACGGGCATAAGGTGGTATCACATAGCGGCGGCATCTGGGGCTTCAGAAGCAATTTTGCCAGGGTACCTTCAGACAATATCTGCATTGTAATGCTGAGCAATACAGAAACCCCGCTTTTAGAAACGATGACGCGTAAGATATTCGCCATACTTTATCATCAGCCATATCAGCTACCCGGCAAAAAGAAAGAAATTATATTGAATACCACGGTTCTTCAAAAGTATGTGGGTACTTATGAAGCCAAAGAACGTGGCCTTGTGGTAGAGGTAAGGCTTGAAGATGGAAAGCTGATAGCGGCCCCACACAGAGGGCCACAGTCTGTACTTTGCGCCGTTGACGAAACGCATTTCTTCCTGGAAGGCCAGGAAGACTTTGAAGTGATATTTGCAGCAGGAGAAAAGCTGATCATCAACAACAATGGGAAAACCGTCATTGCGCTGAAGATCAATTAA
- a CDS encoding SRPBCC family protein: MSILITAFTILIGIILLLLIIALFIKKEYTIEQAIVINKPKALVYDYLRLLRNHDNFVKWSMIDPNMKKEYTGTDGTVGFVSAWDSTNKQVGKGEQEVIKMAEGEKIDYELRFIRPFEGISYASIATVAVGEQQTRVIWVFNGKMKYPMNLMLLFMNLEKMLAKDLDEGLVTLKNILEK, from the coding sequence ATGAGCATCCTTATCACGGCCTTCACTATCCTCATCGGCATCATCCTGCTGTTACTGATCATTGCACTGTTCATCAAAAAGGAATACACCATTGAACAGGCTATTGTTATCAACAAGCCCAAAGCATTGGTGTACGACTATCTGCGGCTGCTTCGTAACCACGATAACTTTGTCAAATGGTCAATGATAGATCCCAACATGAAAAAGGAATACACGGGAACAGATGGTACTGTCGGTTTTGTATCTGCATGGGACAGTACAAATAAGCAGGTAGGAAAAGGAGAACAGGAGGTCATTAAAATGGCAGAAGGAGAGAAGATAGATTATGAACTGCGTTTTATCCGTCCTTTTGAAGGAATATCTTATGCCTCCATTGCCACTGTTGCAGTAGGAGAACAGCAAACCAGGGTAATATGGGTCTTTAACGGTAAGATGAAGTACCCTATGAACCTGATGCTCCTGTTCATGAACCTGGAGAAGATGCTGGCAAAAGACCTGGATGAAGGACTCGTAACGCTGAAAAATATCCTGGAAAAATGA